DNA sequence from the Candidatus Omnitrophota bacterium genome:
GAGACTTCCATTTAAAAATAAATATTTTGATATTGTCTCTTGTTCTCTAGTTTTAGAACATATAAAAAAATTGGATGAAGCATTTTCTGAAATGAAAAGGGTTTGTAAACAAGATGGGTATATTTTTATAACAGAAATGCATCCTGATATGAGATTAAAAGGTAAGCAAGCTTCATTCTGCGATAGCAAGGGTAAAAGATACTATCCCAAAAGTTATCCTCATAAACTTGATGATTTTAAATATCACATTAAGGCTTCTCAGTTAAAGATTGCGAAACTAAAAGCATATCGAGGAACAAAAGCTTTGGCTAAACAAACTGAGAGAGCAGTTCAATATATAGGATATCCAATGTTGTTAGAATTTAAACTGATTCCTGTGGAGACTTAATATCGTTTAAATTTAAGCAAACAGTTCCAATAATTCTTTCTGTTCAAAACTGTAACAATAATTCCACTATAAAAAAGCTATCTACCTTGGAGATAGATAGTATTTCTATTGAAATCTGCAAAAATAATTTCACCATCAAAAAACTAACATTCGTGTAGTAATATAGTCAAAATCTCCTCATATTTTATAGTGTCAGTATTTTGAGGGCAAAACGAAATATTCTTGATGTTTGAGAAAAGAAAAGTTTAGATAAATTCTGTTTTAAACAGTTCTTTGAAATGAATCAAGAGGATGTGTGGTTTTAATTTTGGCGCCGCCCTACTTTCCCGTGCGTAAACACAGTATCATCGGCACTGAAGGTCTTAACGGCCGTGTTCGGAATGGGAACGGGTGTTGCCCCTTCGCTATAGGCGCCAAAAAAGAATTTTGAAGTTCGTCAGAGATAAAACACCTCAGGTGTTCTATCTTCGACCGTATGAACAAGACTGAATAATACGGTCAAGTCGTTCGGTCTATTAGTATGGCTCAGCTCATTACCTCCTCACTCAAACCGAAGTCTAAACTCGTGGGTAATGGTCTCAATGCCCGAGGGCATCTCAACCGGCGATTACTCGCCTTACACCTGCCACCTATCAAACTGGTAGTCTTCCAGTGACCTTATTGCCTTGATCCTTAACCCGAAGGCTAAAGACCTGGACAGGGAAATCTTATCTTGGAGTTGGCTTCCCACTTAGATGCTTTCAGCGGTTATCCTTGCCAAACGTAGCTACCCAGCGATGCTCCTGGCGGA
Encoded proteins:
- a CDS encoding class I SAM-dependent methyltransferase, translating into MKKQHISVKKAYDFWAEQYESDGNSMMALEDSVFNKEFTSSLNDKKILDLGCGTGRHTSKFIELNAKVTGVDFSTNMLKKAKENNRSKNVRFIQHDISKRLPFKNKYFDIVSCSLVLEHIKKLDEAFSEMKRVCKQDGYIFITEMHPDMRLKGKQASFCDSKGKRYYPKSYPHKLDDFKYHIKASQLKIAKLKAYRGTKALAKQTERAVQYIGYPMLLEFKLIPVET